One genomic window of Corynebacterium pseudotuberculosis includes the following:
- the chrA gene encoding heme-responsive two-component system response regulator ChrA (involved in regulating genes involved in heme utilization and export), translating into MIRVMLIDDHPVVRAGLRTILDSFEDISVVAEASNGANVNTEGIDVVVTDIQMPGTDGITLTRALASAGGPPVLILTTYDTEADILAAVEAGAMGYLLKDAPEAALHDAVVATFEGRRTLAPEVANALMQRVSKPRQALSTREIEILQNLEQGLSNRQLAAKLFISEATVKTHLVHIYSKLGVDNRTAAITAARQQRLI; encoded by the coding sequence ATGATCCGCGTCATGCTTATCGACGACCACCCCGTCGTGCGAGCAGGGTTGCGCACAATCCTCGATAGCTTTGAAGACATTTCCGTTGTTGCGGAAGCCAGCAACGGCGCCAACGTTAACACCGAAGGAATTGACGTTGTTGTCACAGACATCCAAATGCCAGGAACCGACGGTATCACTCTTACTCGCGCACTAGCCTCCGCTGGCGGCCCTCCTGTACTCATCTTGACTACCTATGACACAGAAGCCGACATCCTCGCAGCTGTGGAGGCTGGAGCCATGGGGTACCTCTTAAAAGATGCGCCCGAAGCAGCTCTTCATGATGCAGTGGTGGCAACATTCGAAGGCCGGCGCACACTAGCCCCAGAGGTGGCTAACGCACTCATGCAGCGGGTGAGTAAGCCGCGACAGGCCTTATCTACGCGAGAAATAGAGATCCTTCAAAACTTAGAGCAAGGCCTGTCTAATCGTCAGCTAGCAGCAAAACTCTTTATCTCTGAAGCAACGGTAAAGACCCACCTGGTACACATCTACTCAAAACTAGGCGTGGATAATCGAACCGCCGCCATCACCGCAGCCCGGCAGCAACGCCTTATTTAG